One genomic region from Pogoniulus pusillus isolate bPogPus1 chromosome 40, bPogPus1.pri, whole genome shotgun sequence encodes:
- the PSMD3 gene encoding 26S proteasome non-ATPase regulatory subunit 3: protein MKQEGASRRRGDKAKAPPEGPPPAPPDVEMQEEAAATTASTAAAETAGEKQPQRELDAITLEDIKEHVKQLEKAVSGKEPRYVLRALRALPSTSRRLNSNVLHKAISGFFTANSALRDFLLAFLEESMDTEAELQFRPRTGKAASAPLLPEVETYLQLLLVIYLMNSKRYPEAQKVSDDLMQKISSQNRRALDLVVAKCYYYHSRIYEFLNKLDVVRSFLHARLRTATLRHDADGQATLLNLLLRNYLHYNLYDQAEKLVSKSVFPEQANNNEWARYLYYTGRIKAIQLEYSEARRTMTNALRKAPQHTAVGFKQTVHKLLIVVELLLGEIPDRLQFRQPSLKRSLMPYFLLTQAVRTGNLAKFNQVLDQFGDKFQADGTYTLIIRLRHNVIKTGVRMISLSYSRISLADIAQKLQLDSPEDAEFIVAKAIRDGVIEASINHEKGYVQSKEMIDIYSTREPQLAFHQRISFCLDIHNMSVKAMRFPPKSYNKDLESAEERREREQQDLEFAKEMAEDDDDGFP, encoded by the exons ATGAAGCAGGAGGGAGCCTCCCGCCGCCGCGGCGACAAGGCCAAGGCCCCCCCCGAGGGGCCGCCGCCGGCACCTCCCGACGTGGAGATGCAGGAGGAAGCGGCCGCCACCACGGCGTCAACGGCGGCGGCCGAAACGGCTGGGGAAAAGCAGCCGCAGCGAGAGCTTGACGCCATCACGTTGGagg ACATCAAGGAGCATgtgaagcagctggagaaggcagTGTCCGGGAAGGAGCCTCGCTACGTGCTGCGTGCCCTGCGGGCGCTGCCCTCCACCTCCCGCCGCCTCAACTCCAACGTGCTGCACAAAGCCATCAGCGGCTTCTTCACCGCCAACAGCGCCCTCAGGGACTTCCTCCTGGCCTTCCTGGAGGAG tCCATGGACAcagaagctgagctgcagtTTCGCCCGCGGACAGGGAAGGCAgcctcagcccctctgctgccagaggTAGAGAcctacctgcagctgctccttgtcaTCTACCTGATGAACAGCAAACGATACCCCGAG GCTCAGAAGGTATCTGATGATCTGATGCAGAAGATCAGCTCCCAGAACCGCCGGGCCCTGGACCTGGTGGTGGCAAAGTGTTACTACTACCACTCCCGCATCTACGAGTTCCTCAACAAACTCGATGTGGTCAGGAG cTTCCTTCACGCCCGGCTCCGCACGGCCACGCTGCGGCACGACGCGGACGGGCAGGCCACGCTGCTcaacctgctgctgaggaactACCTCCACTACAACCTCTACGACCAGGCAGAGAAATTGGTCTCCAAATCTGTGTTCCCTGAGCAGGCCAACAACAACGAGTGGGCTCGGTACCTCTACTACACAG GGCGCATCAAGGCCATCCAGCTGGAGTACTCGGAGGCTCGCAGGACCATGACCAATGCCCTGCGCAAGGCTCCGCAGCACACGGCCGTGGGCTTCAAGCAGACG gTGCACAAGCTGCTGAtcgtggtggagctgctgctgggggagatcCCGGACAGGCTGCAGTTCCGGCAGCCCTCGCTCAAGCGGTCGCTGATGCCCTACTTCCTCCTGACCCAGG ctgtCAGGACTGGCAACCTGGCCAAGTTCAACCAAGTCCTCGACCAGTTTGGGGACAAGTTCCAGGCCGACGGCACCTACACCCTGATCATCCGCCTGAGGCACAACGTCATCAAGACAG GGGTCCGCATGATCAGCCTCTCCTACTCCCGCATCTCCCTGGCCGACATCgcccagaagctgcagctggacagccCAGAGGATGCAGAGTTCATCGTGGCCAAG GCCATTCGGGATGGTGTGATTGAGGCCAGCATCAACCATGAGAAGGGCTACGTCCAGTCCAAGGAGATGATTGACATCTACTCGACGCGGGAGCCGCAGCTGGCGTTCCACCAGCGCATCTCCTTCTGCCTCGACATCCACAACATGTCTGTCAAG GCCATGAGGTTCCCACCCAAATCTTACAACAAGGACTTGGAGTCCGCAGAG GAGCGCCGGGAGCGCGAGCAGCAGGACCTGGAGTTCGCCAAGGAGATGgctgaggatgatgatgatggcttCCCCtga
- the CSF3 gene encoding granulocyte colony-stimulating factor yields the protein MSCLSRLLALLLGTLLWAPWRALHGAPLAELSGDQDFQLFLHKSLEFTRKIKGDVAALQRVVCDKFQLCKEEELLLVRQHLGIAQAALEQCHSRTFQAEACFSQIRNGLRAYRGSLAAILELLPGHASLVETLQLDAANLSSNIQQQMEDLGLTTVTFPTEAQSPLPTFSSHFHHQVGSFFILANFQRFLETAYRALRHLAHL from the exons ATGTCCTGCCTCAGCC GCCTGCTggcgctgctgctgggcacactgctgtgggcaccgtggcgggcactgcacggggcaccgCTGGCAGAGCTCTCCGGGGATCAGGACTTCCAACTCTTCCTGCACAAGAGCCTGGAGTTCACTCGCAAGATCAAGGGGGACGTGGCCGCGCTGCAGCGCGTGGTG TGTGACAAGTTCCAGCTGTgcaaggaggaggagctgctgctggtgcggCAGCACCTGGGCATCGCGCAGGCAGCGCTGGAGCAGTGCCACAGCCGCACCTTCCAGGCG GAGGCCTGCTTCAGCCAGATCCGTAATGGGCTCCGTGCCTACCGTGGCTCCCTTGCTGccatcctggagctgctgcccggGCATGCCAGCCTGGTGGAGACGCTGCAGCTGGATGCTGCCAACCTCTCCTCCAACATCCAGCAACAG ATGGAGGACCTGGGCCTGACCACGGTGACATTCCCCACGGAGGCTCAGAGCCCTTTGCCCACCTTCTCCTCCCACTTCCACCACCAAGTTGGCAGCTTCTTCATCCTGGCCAACTTCCAGCGCTTCCTGGAGACGGCGTACCGGGCACTGCGGCACCTCGCCCACCTCTGA
- the MED24 gene encoding mediator of RNA polymerase II transcription subunit 24 isoform X2: MKVVNLKQAILQAWKERWSDYQWAINMKKFFPRGATWDILNLAEALLEQAMIGPSPNPLILSYLKYAISSQFDDFSRDLCVQSLLEILDMFCDRLSCHGKAEECIGLCRALISALTWLLRCATFYGEKLKEPLEQVAAESQLKMCLERLEKMLSSTKNRALIHIAKLEEASSWSIVEQSLVKLGESLSSLSSSPLRSQAEDCISLTKSIPSMLSVHSEQLNKTGFPTVHALVLLEGTMNLTGETQPLVEQLMMVKRMQRIPTPLFVLEIWKACFVGLIESPEGTEELKWTAFTFLKIPQVLVKLKKYPQGDKDFTEDVNCAFEFLLKLTPLLDKVDQRCNCNCMYQLLQECNKQGLLSETNMNNLTAKRDADREHAPHLKSAENANIQPNPGLILRAEPTVTNILKTMDADHSKSPEGLLGVLGHMLSGKSLDLLLAAAAATGKLKSFARKFIKLNEFTKQIGGEGSKSAPVRALLFDISFLMLCHVAQTYGSEVILSESSPPGEVPFFETWMLTCMPEEGKILNPDHPCFRPDSTKVESLVALLNNSSEMKLVQMKWHEACLSISAAILEILNAWENGVLTFESIQKITDSIKGKVCSMAVCAVAWLVAHVRMLGLDEREKSLQMIQQLATPLHGESTLQFYNERVVIMSSILEHMCADVLQQTATQIKFPSAGMDPIPYWNLLPPKKPIREVLVAVFSRVLERGWADSCSIHILDTLLHMGGVYWFCNNLVKELLKETRKEHTLRAVELLYAIFCLDMQQLTLTLLGHILPNLLTDSSKWHTLMDPPGKALAKLSVWCALSSYSSHNKGQASSRQKKRHREDIEDYISLFPLDDTQPSKLMRLLSSNEEDANILSSPNRSMSTSLSASQLHSVSMRDPLNRVLANLFLLISSILGAKTAGTHTQFVQWFMEECVDCLEQGSRGSILQFMPFTMVSELVKVSTMSSPKIVLAITDLSLPLGRRVAAKAIAAL; the protein is encoded by the exons atgaaggtggtgaaccTGAAGCAGGCCATCCTGCAGGCCTGGAAGGAGAGATGGAGCGACTATCAGTGGGCCATCAacatgaagaagttcttccctcgTGGGGCTACCTGGGACATCCTCAACCTGGCAG AGGCTCTTCTGGAGCAGGCCATGATCGGGCCCTCACCCAACCCACTCATCTTGTCCTACCTGAAGTATGCCATCAGCTCCCAG TTCGACGACTTCTCGCGGGACCTGTGTGTGCAGTCCCTGCTGGAGATCCTCGACATGTTCTGTGACCGCCTCAG ctgccatggcaaGGCAGAGGAGTGCATTGGGCTGTGCCGGGCACTGATCAGTGCCCTCACCTGGCTCCTGCGCTGTGCCACCTTCTACGGCGAGAAGCTGAAGGAGCCTCTGGAGCAGGTGGCAGCGGAGAGCCAGCTGAAGATGTGCCTGGAGCGGCTGGAGAAGatgctcagcagcaccaagaaTCGTGCCCTGATTCACATTGccaagctggaggaggcct cctcctggaGCATCGTGGAGCAGTCTCTTGTCAAGCTGGGGGAGAGcctgagcagcctcagcagctccccACTGCGAAGCCAGGCCGAGGACTGCATCTCCCTCACCAAGAG catccccagcatGCTGTCAGTGCACTCGGAGCAGCTGAACAAGACTGGCTTCCCCACCGTGcatgccctggtgctgctggagggcacCATGAACCTCACAGGAGAGACCCAGCCTCTGGTGGAGCAGCTGATGATGGTGAAGAGGATGCAG CGCATCCCCACCCCACTCTTCGTGCTGGAGATCTGGAAGGCCTGCTTCGTGGGGCTCATCGAGTccccagagggcacagaggagctcaaGTGGACAGCATTCACCTTCCTGAAG ATCCCCCAGGTCCTGGTCAAACTCAAGAAGTATCCTCAAGGGGACAAG gatTTCACTGAGGATGTCAACTGTGCCTTCGAGTTCCTGCTGAAGCTCACTCCTCTGCTCGACAAAGTCGATCAGCGATGCAA cTGCAACTGCATGtaccagctcctgcaggagtGCAACAAGCAGGGGCTGCTCTCAGAGACCAACATGAACAACCTGACTGCCAAAAG GGATGCAGACAGAGAACATGCCCCACACCTGAAATCAGCAGAGAATGccaacatccagcccaaccctggCCTCATCCTGAGGGCTGAGCCAACTGTCACCAACATCCTGAAG ACCATGGATGCAGATCACTCCAAGTCCCCCGAGGgcctgctgggggtgctgggtcaCATGTTGTCTGGGAAGAGCCtggacctgctgctggcagcggcggcagccaCGGGCAAGCTGAAATCCTTTGCTCGGAAGTTCATCAA gctgaATGAGTTCACCAAGCAGATCGGCGGCGAAGGCT CCAAATCTGCCCCGGTTCGGGCTCTGCTCTTTGACATCTCCTTCCTCATGCTCTGCCATGTGGCCCAGACCTACGGCTCCGAG GTGATCCTGTCGGAGTCGAGCCCCCCTGGCGAGGTGCCCTTCTTTGAGACCTGGATGCTGACCTGCATGCCCGAGGAGGGCAAGATCCTCAACCCTGACCACCCCTGCTTCCGCCCCGACTCCACCAAGGTGGAGTCCCTGGTTGCCCTCCTCAACAACTCCTCGGAGATGAAGCTGGT GCAGATGAAGTGGCACGAGGCCTGTCTGAGCATCTCAGCTGCCATCCTGGAGATCCTCAACGCCTGGGAGAACGGAGTCCTCACCTTTGAGTCCATCCAG AAAATCACAGACAGCATCAAGGGCAAGGTGTGCAGCATGGCAGTGTGTGCCGTGGCCTGGCTGGTGGCACACGTCAGGATGCTGGGCCTGGATGAGAGGGAGAAGTCCCTGCAGATGATCCAGCAGCTGGCGACCCCTTTGCACGGGGAGAGCACCCTGCAGTTCTACAACGAGCG GGTGGTGATCATGAGCTCGATCCTGGAGCACATGTGTGCCGATGTGCTGCAGCAGACTGCCACCCAGATCAAGTTCCCCTCGGCAGGCATGGACCCCATCCCCTACTGGAACCTGCTGCCCCCCAAGAAGCCCATCCgggaggtgctggtggcagtgttcagcagggtgctggagcGGGGCTGGGCTGACAGCTGCTCCATCCACATCCTGGACACCCTCCTGCACATGGGGGGGGTCTACTGGTTCTGCAACAACCTGGTCAAG gagctgctgaaggagacCAGGAAGGAGCACACCCTgagggctgtggagctgctctaTGCCATCTTCTGCCTGGACATGCAGCAGCTGACGCTGACCCTGCTGGGCCACATCCTGCCCAACCTGCTGACAGACTCCTCCAAGTGGCACACCCTGATGGACCCCCCGGGCAAGGCCCTGGCCAA gctCTCTGTTTGGTGTGCCCTGAGCTCCTACTCCTCTCACAACAAGGGGCAGGCCTCCAGCAGGCAGAAAAAGAGGCACCGAGAGGACATCGAG GATTACATCAGCCTCTTCCCCCTGGACGACACTCAGCCCTCCAAGCTGATGCGCCTGCTCAGCTCCAACGAGGAGGATGCCAACATCCTCTCCAGCCCCA ATCGCTCcatgagcacctccctctcCGCCTCCCAGCTGCACAGCGTCAGCATGAGGGACCCTCTGAACAGGGTGCTGG CAAACCTCTtcctgctcatctcttccatcctgggtGCCAAGACAGCTGGCACCCACACCCAGTTTGTCCAGTGGTTCATGGAGGAGTGTGTGGActgcctggagcagggcagccgtGGCAGCATCCTCCAGTTCATGCCCTTCACCATG GTTTCAGAGCTGGTGAAGGTCTCCACCATGTCCAGCCCCAAGATTGTCTTGGCCATCACCGACCTCAGCCTGCCCCTGGGCCGCAGGGTGGCTGCCAAGGCCATCGCTGCCCTCTGA
- the MED24 gene encoding mediator of RNA polymerase II transcription subunit 24 isoform X1, whose product MKVVNLKQAILQAWKERWSDYQWAINMKKFFPRGATWDILNLAEALLEQAMIGPSPNPLILSYLKYAISSQMVSYSTVLTAISKFDDFSRDLCVQSLLEILDMFCDRLSCHGKAEECIGLCRALISALTWLLRCATFYGEKLKEPLEQVAAESQLKMCLERLEKMLSSTKNRALIHIAKLEEASSWSIVEQSLVKLGESLSSLSSSPLRSQAEDCISLTKSIPSMLSVHSEQLNKTGFPTVHALVLLEGTMNLTGETQPLVEQLMMVKRMQRIPTPLFVLEIWKACFVGLIESPEGTEELKWTAFTFLKIPQVLVKLKKYPQGDKDFTEDVNCAFEFLLKLTPLLDKVDQRCNCNCMYQLLQECNKQGLLSETNMNNLTAKRDADREHAPHLKSAENANIQPNPGLILRAEPTVTNILKTMDADHSKSPEGLLGVLGHMLSGKSLDLLLAAAAATGKLKSFARKFIKLNEFTKQIGGEGSKSAPVRALLFDISFLMLCHVAQTYGSEVILSESSPPGEVPFFETWMLTCMPEEGKILNPDHPCFRPDSTKVESLVALLNNSSEMKLVQMKWHEACLSISAAILEILNAWENGVLTFESIQKITDSIKGKVCSMAVCAVAWLVAHVRMLGLDEREKSLQMIQQLATPLHGESTLQFYNERVVIMSSILEHMCADVLQQTATQIKFPSAGMDPIPYWNLLPPKKPIREVLVAVFSRVLERGWADSCSIHILDTLLHMGGVYWFCNNLVKELLKETRKEHTLRAVELLYAIFCLDMQQLTLTLLGHILPNLLTDSSKWHTLMDPPGKALAKLSVWCALSSYSSHNKGQASSRQKKRHREDIEDYISLFPLDDTQPSKLMRLLSSNEEDANILSSPNRSMSTSLSASQLHSVSMRDPLNRVLANLFLLISSILGAKTAGTHTQFVQWFMEECVDCLEQGSRGSILQFMPFTMVSELVKVSTMSSPKIVLAITDLSLPLGRRVAAKAIAAL is encoded by the exons atgaaggtggtgaaccTGAAGCAGGCCATCCTGCAGGCCTGGAAGGAGAGATGGAGCGACTATCAGTGGGCCATCAacatgaagaagttcttccctcgTGGGGCTACCTGGGACATCCTCAACCTGGCAG AGGCTCTTCTGGAGCAGGCCATGATCGGGCCCTCACCCAACCCACTCATCTTGTCCTACCTGAAGTATGCCATCAGCTCCCAG ATGGTGTCGTATTCCACGGTCCTGACTGCCATCAGCAAG TTCGACGACTTCTCGCGGGACCTGTGTGTGCAGTCCCTGCTGGAGATCCTCGACATGTTCTGTGACCGCCTCAG ctgccatggcaaGGCAGAGGAGTGCATTGGGCTGTGCCGGGCACTGATCAGTGCCCTCACCTGGCTCCTGCGCTGTGCCACCTTCTACGGCGAGAAGCTGAAGGAGCCTCTGGAGCAGGTGGCAGCGGAGAGCCAGCTGAAGATGTGCCTGGAGCGGCTGGAGAAGatgctcagcagcaccaagaaTCGTGCCCTGATTCACATTGccaagctggaggaggcct cctcctggaGCATCGTGGAGCAGTCTCTTGTCAAGCTGGGGGAGAGcctgagcagcctcagcagctccccACTGCGAAGCCAGGCCGAGGACTGCATCTCCCTCACCAAGAG catccccagcatGCTGTCAGTGCACTCGGAGCAGCTGAACAAGACTGGCTTCCCCACCGTGcatgccctggtgctgctggagggcacCATGAACCTCACAGGAGAGACCCAGCCTCTGGTGGAGCAGCTGATGATGGTGAAGAGGATGCAG CGCATCCCCACCCCACTCTTCGTGCTGGAGATCTGGAAGGCCTGCTTCGTGGGGCTCATCGAGTccccagagggcacagaggagctcaaGTGGACAGCATTCACCTTCCTGAAG ATCCCCCAGGTCCTGGTCAAACTCAAGAAGTATCCTCAAGGGGACAAG gatTTCACTGAGGATGTCAACTGTGCCTTCGAGTTCCTGCTGAAGCTCACTCCTCTGCTCGACAAAGTCGATCAGCGATGCAA cTGCAACTGCATGtaccagctcctgcaggagtGCAACAAGCAGGGGCTGCTCTCAGAGACCAACATGAACAACCTGACTGCCAAAAG GGATGCAGACAGAGAACATGCCCCACACCTGAAATCAGCAGAGAATGccaacatccagcccaaccctggCCTCATCCTGAGGGCTGAGCCAACTGTCACCAACATCCTGAAG ACCATGGATGCAGATCACTCCAAGTCCCCCGAGGgcctgctgggggtgctgggtcaCATGTTGTCTGGGAAGAGCCtggacctgctgctggcagcggcggcagccaCGGGCAAGCTGAAATCCTTTGCTCGGAAGTTCATCAA gctgaATGAGTTCACCAAGCAGATCGGCGGCGAAGGCT CCAAATCTGCCCCGGTTCGGGCTCTGCTCTTTGACATCTCCTTCCTCATGCTCTGCCATGTGGCCCAGACCTACGGCTCCGAG GTGATCCTGTCGGAGTCGAGCCCCCCTGGCGAGGTGCCCTTCTTTGAGACCTGGATGCTGACCTGCATGCCCGAGGAGGGCAAGATCCTCAACCCTGACCACCCCTGCTTCCGCCCCGACTCCACCAAGGTGGAGTCCCTGGTTGCCCTCCTCAACAACTCCTCGGAGATGAAGCTGGT GCAGATGAAGTGGCACGAGGCCTGTCTGAGCATCTCAGCTGCCATCCTGGAGATCCTCAACGCCTGGGAGAACGGAGTCCTCACCTTTGAGTCCATCCAG AAAATCACAGACAGCATCAAGGGCAAGGTGTGCAGCATGGCAGTGTGTGCCGTGGCCTGGCTGGTGGCACACGTCAGGATGCTGGGCCTGGATGAGAGGGAGAAGTCCCTGCAGATGATCCAGCAGCTGGCGACCCCTTTGCACGGGGAGAGCACCCTGCAGTTCTACAACGAGCG GGTGGTGATCATGAGCTCGATCCTGGAGCACATGTGTGCCGATGTGCTGCAGCAGACTGCCACCCAGATCAAGTTCCCCTCGGCAGGCATGGACCCCATCCCCTACTGGAACCTGCTGCCCCCCAAGAAGCCCATCCgggaggtgctggtggcagtgttcagcagggtgctggagcGGGGCTGGGCTGACAGCTGCTCCATCCACATCCTGGACACCCTCCTGCACATGGGGGGGGTCTACTGGTTCTGCAACAACCTGGTCAAG gagctgctgaaggagacCAGGAAGGAGCACACCCTgagggctgtggagctgctctaTGCCATCTTCTGCCTGGACATGCAGCAGCTGACGCTGACCCTGCTGGGCCACATCCTGCCCAACCTGCTGACAGACTCCTCCAAGTGGCACACCCTGATGGACCCCCCGGGCAAGGCCCTGGCCAA gctCTCTGTTTGGTGTGCCCTGAGCTCCTACTCCTCTCACAACAAGGGGCAGGCCTCCAGCAGGCAGAAAAAGAGGCACCGAGAGGACATCGAG GATTACATCAGCCTCTTCCCCCTGGACGACACTCAGCCCTCCAAGCTGATGCGCCTGCTCAGCTCCAACGAGGAGGATGCCAACATCCTCTCCAGCCCCA ATCGCTCcatgagcacctccctctcCGCCTCCCAGCTGCACAGCGTCAGCATGAGGGACCCTCTGAACAGGGTGCTGG CAAACCTCTtcctgctcatctcttccatcctgggtGCCAAGACAGCTGGCACCCACACCCAGTTTGTCCAGTGGTTCATGGAGGAGTGTGTGGActgcctggagcagggcagccgtGGCAGCATCCTCCAGTTCATGCCCTTCACCATG GTTTCAGAGCTGGTGAAGGTCTCCACCATGTCCAGCCCCAAGATTGTCTTGGCCATCACCGACCTCAGCCTGCCCCTGGGCCGCAGGGTGGCTGCCAAGGCCATCGCTGCCCTCTGA
- the LOC135191789 gene encoding uncharacterized protein LOC135191789, whose amino-acid sequence MCTSLPLPSHFPPTSLPLPSHFPPTSLPLPSHFPPTSLPLPSHFHPNFFSLPPFPILSSHFASLPPACSPLPLASSNFPPPLPCCFPATSSPHFPPISLPLSSRFPPTSTHCPPTPLLFPPTSIPLPPHSSSASPHFSPASPLLPPTYPHLPPRFLPLPLHFPLTFPALPSHFLQLLSWFLPLPPTFSPFFPLPSCFPSLPLHSSHFPSAPPLLPLNFLHSSSALLPTLSPYFTLLPPLLPPPFLLTSPSLPLAFLPTSSALSRHFLPLSSPLPPPTSPPLPPAFLSTFSALPPPSPLLALALPPSFTSLHLLSLSSPPSISSSPLPLCCPALCRRR is encoded by the coding sequence ATGTgcacttccctcccacttccctcccacttccctcccacttccctcccacttccctcccacttccctcccacttccctcccacttccctcccacttccctcccacttccctcccacttccctcccacttccACCCCAACTTCTTCTcacttcctcccttccccatccTTTCCTCCCActttgcctccctgccccctgcTTGCTCCCCACTTCCCCTCGCTTCCTcaaacttcccccccccactgccctgctgcttccctgccacttcctccccccacttccctcccatttccctcccacttTCTTCCCGCTTTCCTCCCACTTCCACTCACTGCCCTCCCACTCCCCTCTTGTTTCCTCCCACTTccatccctcttcccccccattcctcctctgcttcccctcACTTCTCCCCTGCTTCCCCCCTGCTTCCCCCCACTTACCCCCACTTACCCCCCCgtttcctccctcttcccctccacttccccctcaccttccctgcacttccctcccacttccTCCAACTTCTGTCTTGGTTCCTCCCACTTCCCCCCactttctcccccttcttccctcttccctcctgcTTCCCCTCGCTCCCCCTTCACTCCTCCcacttcccctctgctcccccccTGCTTCCCCTCAACTTCCTCCACAGTTCCTCTGCACTTCTGCCCACCTTGTCCCCCTATTtcaccctcctcccccctctgctTCCTCCACCCTTCCTGCTCACTTCCCCCTCACTTCCCCTCGCCTTCCTCCCCACTTCCTCTGCACTTTCCCGGCACTTCCTgcctctttcctctccccttcctcccccaacttcccctcctcttccccctgccTTCCTCTCCACTTTCTCTGCACTtccacccccttcccccctgCTTGCCCTCGCTTTGCCCCCCAGtttcacctccctccacctcctctccctctcctcccctccctccatttcctcctcccccctccccctctgctgccctgccctctgccGGCGGCGCTGA